The genomic DNA GTAAGCAGCCAGCCGGTTTCATCACACCGGGGGGTTAATGCAAACCAGGATTAGTAACAACGCCACTCTTTAGCTCTTGTTCGGTTGCCTCTCGAATGGACCCAACCTTGACATGAAAGTTTACTGTCTTGCCGGCAAAGATATGATTACCATCAACCGTCAGTGTATCATCATCAATCTTGCTAACATAAAAGGTGCGGCTTTCACCGTCCTCATTCTGCATCTCAACCTCGGCACCAATCTTACGGAACTCCTCGGGTACATTTTCAAGATCATCGGTAAAGGTTAAACCGGGATCATATTCCCCAAAACCATCTTCTGGAGCAAGACGCACATCAACACTATCACCTTCCTTACAGCCTTGTAAGGCAAGATCAACCTTGGCGAACAAACGGGTCTGTCCACCTTGCAGGTAGCTCACGGGTAGATCACTCTGTTCAAGGATCTCGCCATCCTCAGCACGAATGCTATAGGTGACGGAGATAATTCGATTTTTTGCTACACGTAGATTTGACATAAATTTAATACTATCTCATTAACTCAAGAGACAGGGATTGCTCCTCTTTAGCAGAGACCCTTGCCCGCAGGGATGCGGGCATGGAGCCTACATGGATGTATTCACGGCGTGTCTCTGATAAACAGGAGTGATTCATGTCTCGAACTTACCAGGACAGCCGTGGTTAATTATACTTTTGCTTTCTCTTTTGCCCGACGAATCGCATGCAGTTGTGCCGCAGCTTGAATCAGATCTGACTTCGCCTTGGCGTAATCAAAGTCTTCCTGCTTATCCGCCAGAATTTTTTCAGCCCTTTCCTTCGCCTCCAGTGCCGCCGCTTCATCAATATCCTTGGCACGCAAAGCGGTATCGGCTAACACCGTAACGACATGCGGTTGCACCTCAAGCAGACCACCCGAGACATAGAAAAACTGTTCCTCGCCATTCTCGGTTTGCACACGAACCTCACCCGGCTTCAAACGAGTCAACATCGGTGTGTGTCTGGGTGCAATACCCACCTCACCCATCTCGGCAGGTGCAAATACCATCGTTGCCAGGCCAGAAAAAATACCCGCCTCGGCACTTACAATATCAACATGTATGGTCATTGGCATCTTTACAACTCCATTACCCACTGCTTACAGGGTCTTTGCCTTCTCGGCAACTTCTTCGATAGAACCTACCATGTAGAAGGCCTGCTCAGGTAAATCATCATATTCACCCTCAACAATACCCTTAAAGCCACGAATGGTCTCTTTCAACGAAACATATTTACCCGCACTACCGGTAAACTGCTCAGCAACAAAGAAAGGTTGTGACAAGAAGCGCTGGATCTTACGAGCACGTGTGACCACCTGCCTGTCTTCTTCCGACAACTCATCCATACCCAGAATAGCAATAATATCCTTCAATTCTTTATAACGCTGCAAGGTACCCTGTACCGCACGTGCTACATCGTAGTGCTCTTGACCAACCACTAGAGGATCAAGCTGACGACTGGTTGAATCCAGTGGATCCACAGCAGGATAAATACCCAGCTCGGCAATATTACGCGATAACACCAGGGTGGCATCGAGATGAGCAAAGGTGGTCGCTGGAGACGGATCGGTTAAATCATCCGCCGGCACATAAACCGCCTGAATCGATGTGATCGAACCGGTACGGGTTGAGGTAATACGTTCCTGCAAAACACCCATCTCTTCTGCCAGGGTCGGCTGATAACCCACGGCTGAAGGCATACGACCCAACAGTGCGGATACCTCGGTTCCTGCCAGGGTGTAACGATAGATATTATCAACAAAGAATAATACATCACGACCTTCATCACGGAAGAATTCAGCCATGGTCAAACCGGTTAGCGCAACGCGTAGACGATTACCCGGTGGCTCATTCATCTGACCATAGACCAGTGATACCTTATCCAGCACACCACCTTCGGTCATTTCGTGGTAGAAATCATTACCTTCTCGAGTACGCTCACCAACACCGGCAAACACCGAATAACCACTATGCTCAACCGCAATATTACGAATCAGCTCCATCAGGGTTACGGTCTTGCCCACACCCGCACCACCAAACAGACCGACCTTACCACCCTTGGCGAATGGACAGATCAGATCAATCACCTTAATACCGGTCTCCAGCAATTCAAGACTACTGGCCTGATCAGCAAAACTTGGTGGGCTACGATGAATCGGCCATGCCTCAGCAGCACCAATATCACCCTTCTCATCAATCGGCTCACCCAATACATTCATGATACGACCCAGGGTCTTTTCACCCACAGGAACCGTAATCGCAGCACCGGTGTTGGTTGTCGTCAAACCACGACGCAGACCATCGGTTGAACCCATCGCAATGGTACGCACGATGCCATCACCTAACTGCTGCTGCACCTCAAGGGTCAGACCGGCCTCTTCAACCATTAGCCCATCATAAATATTCGGTACACTGTCGCGCGGAAACTCCACATCAACAACAGCACCAATAATTTCCACGACGTTTCCAGAACTCATGCGTGATTCCTCTTTCCTAAAATTTAATCTGTGTAAGCAACAACATTACTGCTTACCTGCGACTATACTGCCGCTGCCCCACTGACAATCTCAGAGATTTCCTGAGTAATCGCAGCCTGTCGAGCCTTGTTATAAACCAGTTGTAATTCATC from Gammaproteobacteria bacterium includes the following:
- a CDS encoding F0F1 ATP synthase subunit epsilon, coding for MPMTIHVDIVSAEAGIFSGLATMVFAPAEMGEVGIAPRHTPMLTRLKPGEVRVQTENGEEQFFYVSGGLLEVQPHVVTVLADTALRAKDIDEAAALEAKERAEKILADKQEDFDYAKAKSDLIQAAAQLHAIRRAKEKAKV
- the atpD gene encoding F0F1 ATP synthase subunit beta: MSSGNVVEIIGAVVDVEFPRDSVPNIYDGLMVEEAGLTLEVQQQLGDGIVRTIAMGSTDGLRRGLTTTNTGAAITVPVGEKTLGRIMNVLGEPIDEKGDIGAAEAWPIHRSPPSFADQASSLELLETGIKVIDLICPFAKGGKVGLFGGAGVGKTVTLMELIRNIAVEHSGYSVFAGVGERTREGNDFYHEMTEGGVLDKVSLVYGQMNEPPGNRLRVALTGLTMAEFFRDEGRDVLFFVDNIYRYTLAGTEVSALLGRMPSAVGYQPTLAEEMGVLQERITSTRTGSITSIQAVYVPADDLTDPSPATTFAHLDATLVLSRNIAELGIYPAVDPLDSTSRQLDPLVVGQEHYDVARAVQGTLQRYKELKDIIAILGMDELSEEDRQVVTRARKIQRFLSQPFFVAEQFTGSAGKYVSLKETIRGFKGIVEGEYDDLPEQAFYMVGSIEEVAEKAKTL
- a CDS encoding peptidylprolyl isomerase; protein product: MSNLRVAKNRIISVTYSIRAEDGEILEQSDLPVSYLQGGQTRLFAKVDLALQGCKEGDSVDVRLAPEDGFGEYDPGLTFTDDLENVPEEFRKIGAEVEMQNEDGESRTFYVSKIDDDTLTVDGNHIFAGKTVNFHVKVGSIREATEQELKSGVVTNPGLH